The Deltaproteobacteria bacterium genome includes a region encoding these proteins:
- a CDS encoding 4Fe-4S binding protein — MKARVAKRETENHLELCLQMYVDQVTLELDKQLCLKCDICSLVCPREAVKIIPGEEDLDITIDPRLCVLCEICSHFCPVAAISLSYNHRPKTMFADQQGLAPFLPKINIDTGKCPLPCPINPESDWRWCRRELKLVPNTETDCPKHCQVCIETCQRQAIIWDQEGESVVPQPEFCLRCTQCLQSCEYDAIEVNPQFLGRLLIDDSKCPLDCNKCINLCPTKAIVREGERVFLRFEDCAYCGVCLNICDQDAITLIREEVVAEPGEYSQAWEQAVAKLIKN; from the coding sequence ATGAAGGCCAGGGTGGCAAAGCGAGAGACGGAAAATCACCTGGAACTCTGTCTCCAGATGTATGTTGACCAGGTAACCTTGGAGCTGGACAAACAGCTCTGCCTGAAGTGCGACATCTGTTCCCTGGTCTGCCCCCGGGAGGCAGTGAAGATAATCCCGGGGGAGGAGGATCTGGACATCACCATTGATCCCCGGCTCTGTGTATTATGTGAGATCTGTTCCCATTTCTGCCCGGTGGCGGCCATCAGCTTGAGTTATAACCATCGACCGAAAACCATGTTTGCCGACCAGCAAGGGTTGGCCCCTTTTTTACCCAAGATCAATATTGACACCGGCAAATGTCCGTTGCCCTGTCCAATTAATCCGGAGAGCGACTGGCGCTGGTGCCGCCGCGAGCTCAAGCTGGTGCCCAACACCGAGACTGACTGCCCCAAACACTGCCAGGTGTGTATTGAGACCTGCCAGCGGCAGGCGATCATCTGGGACCAGGAGGGGGAAAGCGTGGTCCCCCAACCCGAGTTCTGTCTGCGGTGCACCCAGTGTTTGCAGTCTTGTGAATATGACGCCATTGAGGTCAATCCCCAATTTTTGGGGCGTCTGCTTATCGATGATAGCAAGTGTCCGTTAGATTGCAATAAGTGTATTAACCTGTGCCCCACCAAGGCGATTGTGCGGGAAGGCGAGCGAGTCTTTCTGCGGTTTGAAGATTGTGCCTACTGCGGCGTCTGCCTCAATATCTGCGACCAGGACGCTATCACTCTGATCCGGGAAGAAGTGGTCGCGGAGCCAGGAGAATATTCCCAGGCCTGGGAACAGGCTGTGGCCAAACTAATCAAAAACTAG
- the hisD gene encoding histidinol dehydrogenase: MVNLIVEKLRELSFERRQAILTRSREDISAVLDDVKKIVEAVRQHGDSEALEIYGDYKHDFCPHDLIVTAEEIQAAYDSLDPKIIEALQLAAANIEKFHQAQVEREMWAIEVRPGIMAGRLYRPLERVGCYIPGGLAKYPSTVLMTIIPARVAGVREIIACTPPDQGMIVHPATLAAAHLAGAQQIFKIGGPWAIAAMAYGTELVPKTDKIVGPGNKYVTAAKLLVFGEVAIDSPAGPSEALILADDTAEARYVVADFLSQAEHDPDAAAVLVTTSEKLAHRVVQAIIEELPELPRQEILQAAIEHHSAVLVAHDLAEALEFVNLYAPEHLQIITREPFEVLPRIRHAGSIFLGPYAPIPAGDYASGTNHVLPTGQCARMFSGLSVDDFIKKPTFQHLSFKGLQSIKDAVIILAEAEGLPLHARTIAERFRYV; this comes from the coding sequence ATGGTTAACTTAATTGTGGAGAAACTGCGCGAGCTTAGCTTTGAACGCCGTCAGGCCATCCTGACGCGGTCTAGAGAAGATATCTCGGCGGTGCTGGACGATGTCAAGAAGATCGTCGAGGCTGTCCGCCAGCACGGGGATTCCGAAGCCTTAGAAATTTATGGGGATTATAAGCATGATTTCTGTCCCCACGATCTAATCGTTACAGCGGAGGAAATTCAGGCAGCCTATGATTCCCTGGACCCCAAAATAATTGAAGCCCTGCAGCTGGCCGCGGCTAATATTGAGAAATTCCACCAGGCCCAGGTCGAGAGGGAAATGTGGGCTATTGAGGTCCGGCCGGGTATTATGGCCGGACGACTATATCGCCCCCTGGAGCGGGTGGGCTGCTACATTCCCGGGGGTCTGGCCAAATACCCCTCTACGGTACTGATGACCATTATCCCCGCCCGGGTCGCCGGAGTGCGGGAAATCATTGCCTGCACCCCGCCGGATCAGGGAATGATTGTTCACCCTGCCACCTTGGCCGCGGCCCATCTGGCCGGGGCCCAGCAGATCTTCAAAATCGGGGGGCCCTGGGCCATCGCTGCCATGGCCTATGGCACTGAACTGGTCCCCAAGACCGACAAGATCGTCGGACCGGGCAATAAATATGTCACCGCCGCCAAGTTACTGGTATTTGGAGAGGTCGCGATCGATTCCCCGGCCGGTCCCAGTGAAGCCCTGATCCTGGCTGATGACACCGCCGAAGCCCGTTATGTGGTGGCCGATTTCTTATCTCAGGCCGAACACGATCCCGACGCGGCTGCAGTTTTGGTCACTACTTCGGAGAAGCTGGCCCATCGGGTAGTACAAGCAATTATCGAGGAACTACCCGAATTACCACGCCAGGAGATTTTACAGGCCGCCATCGAGCACCACTCTGCAGTGCTGGTAGCCCACGATCTGGCCGAAGCTCTGGAGTTTGTCAACCTTTATGCCCCGGAACACTTGCAGATTATCACCCGCGAGCCTTTTGAAGTGTTGCCCCGGATTCGCCACGCCGGGTCCATTTTCCTGGGTCCTTATGCGCCTATCCCGGCCGGGGATTATGCTTCCGGCACCAATCATGTGCTTCCCACCGGCCAGTGTGCCCGCATGTTTTCCGGTCTGTCGGTGGACGATTTTATCAAAAAACCCACTTTTCAGCATCTTTCCTTCAAAGGCTTGCAGTCCATCAAGGATGCGGTGATCATTCTGGCCGAAGCTGAGGGTCTGCCGCTCCATGCCCGAACCATTGCGGAACGTTTCCGGTATGTTTGA
- a CDS encoding GTP cyclohydrolase I FolE2: MEDVQSRPDHRMIDIDKVGVKDISYPIVVLDKYNGTQNTVARINVYVNLPYRHKGTHMSRFIEILSEFRRNISIKNISSILEETRRRLHAQSAHLELTFPYFIEKQAPVTGSRGLMEYICSIKGSLNSNGHIDLLVGVKVPITTLCPCSKEISRVGAHNQRGEVRVQVRFKKFFWIEDLIRLIEESASCEVYALLKRPDEKFVTEHAYANPRFVEDIVREIAQKLDKMDNFTWYSVDSENFESIHNHSAYAYIESHKGQPKIAKRH, translated from the coding sequence ATCGAAGATGTCCAAAGCCGGCCGGACCACCGCATGATCGACATTGATAAGGTAGGAGTGAAGGACATCTCTTACCCGATTGTGGTGTTGGACAAATATAACGGCACCCAGAACACTGTGGCGCGCATCAATGTCTATGTCAACCTGCCCTATCGTCACAAGGGCACCCATATGAGCCGGTTCATTGAAATTTTAAGTGAGTTCCGTCGCAACATCAGTATCAAGAACATCTCCAGCATCCTGGAAGAGACCCGGCGGAGGCTGCATGCGCAGTCGGCTCATCTTGAGCTAACCTTTCCTTATTTCATTGAAAAACAGGCCCCGGTAACCGGTTCCCGCGGCCTCATGGAATATATCTGCAGCATCAAAGGGTCATTAAATTCTAACGGCCATATTGACCTGCTGGTCGGCGTCAAGGTGCCGATCACCACTCTTTGTCCCTGTTCCAAAGAGATCAGCCGGGTTGGAGCACACAATCAGCGGGGCGAGGTCCGGGTCCAGGTGCGGTTCAAGAAGTTTTTCTGGATTGAGGATCTCATTCGCCTCATCGAAGAATCAGCCTCGTGCGAGGTTTATGCATTATTAAAACGCCCGGACGAAAAGTTCGTCACTGAACATGCTTATGCCAATCCCAGGTTTGTGGAGGATATAGTCCGCGAGATCGCCCAAAAACTCGATAAAATGGATAACTTTACCTGGTATTCGGTAGACTCGGAAAATTTCGAATCTATCCACAACCACTCCGCCTACGCCTACATCGAATCCCATAAAGGCCAGCCCAAAATAGCCAAGCGGCATTGA